The region CTATATAGCTATTTATGGGCTAGAAAAACAAAAGGAACTTTTAGATTAAGAATAGAAGATACTGACACACAAAGAAATAATGAAGCAGCAATGGATGCTATTTTAGAAGCATTTAATTGGGTTGGATTATCTTATGATGGAACAGTTGAATATCAATCTAAGAGATTAGACATTTATAAAAAATATATTCAACAACTATTAGATGAGGGTAAAGCATATTATTGTTATATGTCAAAAGAGGAACTTGATGCTTTAAGAGAAAAACAAATGGCAAATAAAGAGACTCCAAGATATGATGGAACATGGAGACCAGAAGAGGGTAAAACTTTACCTGAAATTCCAGAAGGTGTTGAACCAGTAGTAAGAATCAAATCTCCAAATGAGGGAAGAATTACATTTATTGATGGTGTAAGATCTCTTATGAATTTTGAGTGTTCAGAGATTGATGATTTTGTAATTGCAAGAAGTAATGGAATGCCTACATATAATTTTGTTGTTACAATTGATGATGCACTTATGGAGATGACTGATGTAATTAGAGGTGATGATCACTTAACAAATACAGCAAAACAAATTGTAATTTATGAAGCATTAGGTTTTGATGTTCCAAAATTTTACCATGTACCTATGATAAATAATCCTCAAGGTAAAAAGTTATCAAAAAGAGATGGTGCACTTGATGTGATGGATTATAAAAGAAAAGGGTTCTTACCTGAAGCCTTATTAAACTTTTTAGTAAGACTTGGTTGGTCAAATGGAGACCAAGAGATTTTCTCAATGGAAGAGATGTTAGAACTATTTGATCCAGAAAATATAAATAAATCTGCTTCTTCATACAATGAAGAGAAACTTTTATGGCTAAATGCACACTATATTAAAAATGTTTCAAATGATAGATTATGTAAAGAGTTAGAGTTTTTTGATTGTCAATTAAGCGGTCATGATAAAAAAGAGATGCTATTAGATTTATCAAAAGAGAGAGCTCAAACATTAATTGAATTAAAAGAAGCTATTTATAAAATTTTAGATGTTCCAACTTCTTATGAAGCAAAAGGAACTAAGAAGTTTGTAAAAGAAGATACTATTAAAATTCTTGAAATTTATATGCAAACTCTAGAAGAGGTAAAAGATACATTACATTTAGCGTGTGATTATGAAACAGTTACTAAACCATTTATTGAAAAATTTGAGTTAAAATTCCCACAACTATTTCAACCAATTAGAATCGCATTAACAGGGGGAACACAGGCTCCATCAGTTTATGACATCATGGCAGTATTAGGGTTTAATGAGGTAAAAAGTAGAGTTTTTACCGCAATTGAAAGAAATTTTGACAAAGAAGCTTAAGTTTACTTGCCAAAAATAAATTAAAAAGGCATAATGTTCATACTTATTTGAAAAGGAAAGATTAAGAATGAACATTTATGTTGGAAATTTGTCATACAGAACAGATGACAATGGTTTGAAGAGTGCTTTTGAAAAGTTTGGTGAAGTAAAAAGTGCAAAAGTAATTACAGATAGAGAAACAGGAAGATCAAAAGGTTTTGGTTTTGTTGAAATGATGACTGACGTTAGTGGAAGTCAAGCTATCGAAGAACTTAATGGTAGTGAACTTGAAGGTAGAACTCTAAGAGTAAATGAAGCTAGACCTAGAGAAGAAAGACCAAGAAGACAATACTAATCTACAAACACAAATGTAATCAACAATCACTTATCAGGATTTTTTAAATTTTAATATAATGAAACTTGCAAAAGGAGAAAATCTTGTAGGTTGTTGGTTTAGTCGTTAGTTAGTTTAAACGCAAGTTTCATTATATATCGTTTAGCTGTGAGAGAATTATACAAATTAATCGTGTAGTAATCGTGTGCTTTTAATTTATCCCACTAAAAAATTAGTGAGATAAACTTTCTTGAACTATATTTTCTTTTTTAATCAATGCAATAATATAAAAAATAGATGGAATAATAATAAGTGTTAATAGTGCTGATGAAGTCATTCCACCAATCATTGGAGCTGCAATTCTTTGCATAACTTCACTTCCAACCCCATCAATATACATAATAGGAATAAGACCACCTAAAATAGCAAATAGTGTCATAAGCTTAGGTCTTAGTCTTAATACTGCACCTTTATAAATAGCCAT is a window of Halarcobacter sp. DNA encoding:
- the gltX gene encoding glutamate--tRNA ligase; translation: MAVTRFAPSPTGYLHIGGLRTALYSYLWARKTKGTFRLRIEDTDTQRNNEAAMDAILEAFNWVGLSYDGTVEYQSKRLDIYKKYIQQLLDEGKAYYCYMSKEELDALREKQMANKETPRYDGTWRPEEGKTLPEIPEGVEPVVRIKSPNEGRITFIDGVRSLMNFECSEIDDFVIARSNGMPTYNFVVTIDDALMEMTDVIRGDDHLTNTAKQIVIYEALGFDVPKFYHVPMINNPQGKKLSKRDGALDVMDYKRKGFLPEALLNFLVRLGWSNGDQEIFSMEEMLELFDPENINKSASSYNEEKLLWLNAHYIKNVSNDRLCKELEFFDCQLSGHDKKEMLLDLSKERAQTLIELKEAIYKILDVPTSYEAKGTKKFVKEDTIKILEIYMQTLEEVKDTLHLACDYETVTKPFIEKFELKFPQLFQPIRIALTGGTQAPSVYDIMAVLGFNEVKSRVFTAIERNFDKEA
- a CDS encoding RNA-binding protein, which codes for MNIYVGNLSYRTDDNGLKSAFEKFGEVKSAKVITDRETGRSKGFGFVEMMTDVSGSQAIEELNGSELEGRTLRVNEARPREERPRRQY